In Alteromonas sp. V450, the following proteins share a genomic window:
- a CDS encoding arylesterase, producing MFVKFRNFFALLLILLIPFQALSDQAEQSDTSENAVLLILGDSLSAAYGLQQHEGWVSLLQKMWQDDNIPIDIVNAAVSGETTDGGLARFPRLLKQHNPTHVLIELGGNDGLQGHNIGKIRDNLNSLVSVAKESNAVVFLQEMQIPSNYGKRYTQMFTQNFTKIAKAQDVQKIPFFLEEIALKKDLMQNDGIHPNKEAQPIIANFMDRHLRSLILDAQ from the coding sequence GTGTTTGTTAAATTTCGTAATTTTTTCGCTTTGTTACTTATTCTTTTAATACCCTTTCAAGCGCTATCAGATCAAGCCGAGCAGAGCGATACAAGCGAAAATGCGGTTTTACTTATCTTAGGTGATAGTTTATCCGCGGCTTATGGATTACAGCAACATGAGGGCTGGGTCAGTTTGTTACAAAAGATGTGGCAAGACGACAACATTCCGATTGATATTGTAAATGCTGCGGTGAGCGGAGAGACCACTGACGGTGGTTTAGCCCGATTTCCCCGTTTGTTAAAGCAACACAATCCCACCCACGTATTAATTGAACTAGGCGGTAATGACGGCCTTCAAGGCCACAATATTGGTAAGATTAGAGATAATTTAAATTCGCTGGTCAGTGTTGCAAAAGAGAGTAATGCCGTAGTGTTTCTACAAGAAATGCAAATTCCCTCAAATTACGGTAAGCGTTATACACAGATGTTCACGCAAAACTTCACTAAAATAGCGAAAGCTCAGGATGTGCAAAAGATTCCCTTTTTTCTTGAAGAGATAGCACTAAAAAAAGACTTAATGCAAAACGACGGTATCCATCCGAATAAAGAGGCACAACCTATAATCGCTAATTTTATGGACAGACACTTGAGAAGTTTAATTCTTGATGCTCAATAA
- a CDS encoding ABC transporter ATP-binding protein, translating into MIKANAVTKVVDTSEGSLQILRPISFEVKSGESVAIIGASGSGKSTLLGLLAGLDQVTEGEIFLDGEALHNMNEEERAVLRGNKVGFIFQSFMLVQSLTALENVMLPAEIAGLNNPKALALNILEQVGLKHRAHHFPNQLSGGEQQRVAIARAFITSPKILFADEPTGNLDAKNSEKIESLLFDMNRDKGTTLILVTHDNELAEHCDRQLTMSAGELIETTCANTVNKKEAV; encoded by the coding sequence ATGATAAAAGCTAATGCTGTAACCAAAGTAGTGGATACGAGTGAAGGTTCACTGCAGATCCTTCGTCCTATTTCTTTTGAAGTCAAGTCTGGTGAGTCCGTTGCCATTATTGGCGCGTCAGGCTCGGGAAAGTCAACCCTTTTGGGCTTATTAGCAGGGCTTGACCAAGTTACGGAAGGGGAAATCTTCTTAGATGGTGAAGCACTGCATAACATGAACGAAGAAGAGCGTGCAGTTTTAAGAGGAAATAAAGTGGGCTTCATTTTTCAAAGTTTCATGTTGGTCCAAAGCTTAACAGCTCTTGAGAACGTAATGTTGCCGGCAGAAATTGCGGGGCTTAATAATCCGAAAGCGCTTGCTTTAAATATTCTTGAGCAAGTGGGTTTAAAACATCGTGCTCATCACTTTCCTAATCAGTTATCGGGGGGCGAGCAGCAGCGCGTTGCCATAGCGCGTGCATTTATTACTTCTCCTAAAATACTATTCGCCGATGAGCCAACCGGTAACTTGGACGCCAAAAACAGTGAAAAAATAGAATCATTGTTGTTTGATATGAACAGAGATAAAGGCACCACTCTTATTCTCGTTACTCACGATAATGAGCTTGCAGAACACTGTGACAGACAACTTACAATGAGTGCTGGCGAACTAATTGAAACGACATGCGCGAACACTGTAAATAAGAAAGAGGCGGTTTAG
- a CDS encoding ABC transporter permease: MSTSFNLAWRLFKHEARRGELTIILLAIVLSVAAVLSLSLFSERLQGALKSRSAAFIAADAQLRSDEPINEEWLVKAQEEGLATAKQVATRSMVFKGDKMSLVDLRAVNDAYPLKGTVNVTDQPFGAKQIAYELPQSGEAWVQSRLFQSLGLSIGDKIEIGDGTFTVTHVLVDIPDAGFSVFNTDPIALINLDDLETTAITGPGSRARYVGFFAGDARDVQNFNDWLRPQLSDDLHSWRTVEDDESAIGSSVARAERYFLLASLLAIVLAAVSIAVAAQRYAQRHFDPVAIMKTLGATSSTIRKVYLFQILFITALGIFIGLVLGFIGQQIVASLVANRVEVSLDVWHWRPLMIAIATGATCALLFSLYPLLQLFSVPPLRVLRKDISTNLRSRSIQFAASGGAIFSLMWMYSGDLKISAILFLSGIVLVLSLLGATYVLIALGRKLGSGRMGAWQLAWARIKRRAMDNSVQLISFSITIMLLLVVLVMRNDMVSQWRSQLPEGTPNYFLINITSEIQPELDRHFATNGVDIEEFYPVIRGRFVSVNGEGVNTEVSKEDEPKREGRRGLGREANLTWSNTLQKENEVIDGSWHGEEEKQYREGWFPVSVEEGVAERLNIKMGDRLTFNVGSEIVETKVTSLRKVNWQSMQPNFFFVIHPDAMAAFSPTYITSFYLPTERKAELTNLLKPFASITMFDVDARINQLREIVEQVSVAVEFILVLVLLAGSLVLIAQVQASMDERRQEIAILRTLGAEGALIRKSVIFEFVIIGIVAGLMAAFTNELSLYLLQTSVFQMEASLHPEYWAIAPSVGAIIVGILGAFGCWRLLTLNTSQMLRNMV, from the coding sequence ATGTCAACGTCTTTTAATTTAGCTTGGCGGCTGTTCAAGCATGAGGCTAGGCGTGGTGAGCTCACCATTATATTGCTCGCTATTGTGTTATCTGTTGCAGCGGTGTTGTCGCTTTCACTCTTTAGTGAGCGTTTACAGGGGGCGCTTAAATCGCGTTCAGCGGCATTCATTGCTGCAGATGCTCAGCTGCGCTCAGATGAGCCAATAAACGAGGAGTGGCTAGTTAAGGCACAAGAAGAAGGACTTGCAACGGCAAAGCAAGTTGCTACGCGCTCAATGGTGTTTAAGGGCGATAAAATGTCACTTGTAGACCTTCGTGCTGTAAATGATGCTTACCCATTGAAAGGCACCGTTAACGTCACTGATCAACCTTTTGGAGCGAAACAAATTGCGTATGAGTTACCCCAGTCAGGTGAAGCATGGGTGCAATCTAGACTTTTCCAAAGTTTAGGGCTTTCTATAGGCGACAAGATTGAAATTGGCGATGGCACCTTCACAGTTACGCATGTGCTAGTGGATATACCCGATGCGGGGTTTAGCGTGTTTAATACCGACCCCATTGCGCTTATTAATTTAGATGACCTTGAGACTACGGCTATTACCGGGCCAGGGAGTCGTGCACGCTATGTTGGCTTTTTTGCCGGTGACGCTCGCGATGTCCAAAACTTTAACGATTGGTTAAGGCCACAGCTTAGTGATGACTTACACTCTTGGCGAACGGTTGAGGATGATGAGTCTGCAATCGGAAGCTCTGTTGCACGCGCAGAACGCTATTTTTTATTGGCAAGTCTTTTAGCTATAGTGCTAGCTGCCGTCTCTATCGCTGTTGCAGCACAGCGATATGCACAACGTCATTTTGACCCTGTCGCAATAATGAAAACGTTAGGGGCGACAAGTAGCACTATTCGAAAAGTTTATTTGTTTCAAATCCTGTTTATCACTGCTCTTGGCATCTTTATAGGGCTTGTACTTGGTTTTATTGGTCAGCAAATTGTTGCTTCACTTGTAGCCAACAGAGTTGAAGTGTCTCTTGATGTGTGGCACTGGCGACCACTTATGATAGCAATAGCTACAGGTGCTACATGCGCTTTACTTTTTTCTTTATATCCTTTGTTGCAACTTTTTTCTGTACCCCCACTTCGTGTGTTGCGCAAAGATATTTCGACTAACCTTCGTTCAAGAAGTATTCAGTTTGCCGCCTCGGGTGGAGCAATATTCTCCCTAATGTGGATGTATAGCGGAGACCTGAAGATCAGCGCTATCTTGTTTTTGTCAGGAATCGTGCTCGTGTTAAGCCTACTTGGAGCCACCTACGTTCTTATTGCGTTAGGGCGTAAACTTGGAAGTGGCAGAATGGGCGCATGGCAGCTAGCGTGGGCGCGAATTAAGCGACGGGCAATGGATAATAGCGTTCAATTAATAAGCTTCTCGATAACCATCATGCTGTTGCTAGTTGTTTTAGTCATGCGTAACGATATGGTTTCACAATGGCGCTCGCAATTACCTGAGGGCACACCGAACTACTTCCTGATAAACATTACATCGGAAATTCAACCCGAGTTGGACAGACACTTCGCTACAAATGGTGTAGATATCGAGGAATTTTACCCTGTCATTAGAGGCAGGTTTGTTTCGGTTAACGGCGAAGGGGTAAATACTGAAGTTTCAAAAGAGGATGAGCCGAAGAGAGAAGGTCGAAGAGGTTTAGGAAGAGAAGCAAACCTAACTTGGAGCAATACGCTACAAAAGGAAAACGAAGTTATTGATGGAAGTTGGCATGGCGAAGAGGAAAAGCAATACCGCGAAGGATGGTTCCCAGTTTCCGTTGAAGAAGGTGTTGCTGAGAGATTAAATATTAAAATGGGTGACCGGCTCACTTTCAATGTAGGTAGCGAGATTGTCGAGACGAAGGTTACAAGCCTTCGTAAGGTGAATTGGCAGTCTATGCAGCCTAATTTTTTCTTCGTTATACATCCAGATGCAATGGCAGCGTTCAGTCCAACGTACATTACTAGCTTTTATCTACCTACGGAAAGAAAAGCTGAGTTGACTAATCTTTTAAAGCCTTTTGCGTCAATAACCATGTTTGACGTCGATGCTCGTATAAACCAGTTGAGGGAAATTGTTGAACAGGTTTCTGTTGCTGTTGAGTTTATTTTAGTATTGGTTTTGTTAGCAGGAAGTCTAGTACTGATTGCCCAAGTACAGGCAAGTATGGATGAGCGACGTCAGGAAATCGCCATACTTCGCACGCTCGGTGCCGAAGGTGCTTTGATAAGAAAAAGTGTTATTTTTGAATTTGTTATTATTGGTATTGTGGCTGGGTTGATGGCGGCGTTCACCAATGAGCTCAGTCTATATTTGTTGCAGACTTCAGTTTTCCAAATGGAAGCAAGTTTACATCCTGAATACTGGGCAATAGCACCGAGTGTAGGCGCCATTATTGTTGGGATTCTAGGTGCGTTTGGGTGCTGGCGTTTGCTTACACTCAATACCAGTCAGATGCTGAGAAATATGGTTTAA
- a CDS encoding TIGR01777 family oxidoreductase encodes MNILMTGGTGLIGSEFIHQYSRDHEFTVVSRNVASAQSKLGNHVRVVENVSSIESFERFDAIINLAGEPIADKRWTDTQKRAICDSRWDITSALVSKINSCDRPPPVFLSGSAIGFYGNQKDKVVTEDTSPHNEFTHELCAKWEAIAQSVDQTKTRVVTLRTGVVLSEKGGALGKMALPFKLGVGGTLGSGSQYLAWIHLQDMVRGIAFLLEKEVCSGAFNLTAPAPVTNKVFSKALAKSLGRPCLFNVPSFLMKVAMGESSTMILEGQRVIPEKLTSSGFTFEYPAIDDALSDIYSA; translated from the coding sequence GTGAATATTCTAATGACCGGTGGAACAGGGCTAATTGGTAGCGAATTTATTCACCAATATTCGCGTGATCACGAGTTTACTGTAGTTTCTCGTAACGTTGCTAGTGCACAAAGTAAGTTAGGAAATCACGTTAGAGTCGTTGAGAACGTTTCGTCGATAGAGAGTTTTGAACGTTTTGACGCGATAATTAATTTAGCTGGAGAACCTATCGCCGATAAGCGTTGGACAGACACTCAAAAGAGAGCAATTTGCGATAGTCGTTGGGATATCACCTCTGCGCTAGTGTCCAAGATAAACAGTTGTGACAGGCCGCCGCCAGTTTTCTTATCGGGCTCTGCAATTGGTTTTTACGGCAATCAAAAAGACAAGGTTGTAACTGAAGATACCTCACCTCATAACGAATTTACCCATGAACTTTGCGCAAAATGGGAAGCTATTGCCCAAAGCGTAGATCAAACTAAAACACGCGTAGTAACACTGCGTACTGGCGTAGTTCTATCCGAAAAAGGTGGCGCATTAGGGAAGATGGCACTGCCGTTTAAATTGGGGGTAGGAGGTACATTGGGGAGTGGGAGTCAGTACTTAGCCTGGATCCATCTTCAGGATATGGTACGTGGCATTGCGTTTTTACTCGAAAAAGAAGTTTGTTCTGGCGCGTTTAACCTAACAGCTCCGGCACCTGTAACAAACAAAGTGTTCTCTAAAGCTCTCGCTAAATCGCTTGGCCGTCCCTGTCTGTTTAATGTACCTAGTTTTCTTATGAAGGTAGCGATGGGCGAATCCTCAACGATGATCTTGGAAGGTCAAAGAGTTATTCCCGAGAAACTTACGTCTTCCGGATTTACATTTGAATATCCTGCCATCGATGATGCTCTAAGCGACATATATAGCGCTTAA
- the folX gene encoding dihydroneopterin triphosphate 2'-epimerase, giving the protein MNFNLATIKIKNLRLRTYIGINEDEIKNKQDVVVNVKIDYDAEKATNTDNMSDALNYKTITKAIIKLVEDNRFSLLEKLTADVLSIAAEHSSVRYAEVEVDKPHALRFSDSVSLTLSCNKTG; this is encoded by the coding sequence ATGAACTTTAATCTTGCCACTATTAAAATTAAAAACTTAAGACTACGCACATACATTGGCATCAATGAAGATGAAATAAAGAACAAACAGGACGTTGTCGTTAACGTTAAAATCGATTACGACGCAGAAAAAGCAACCAATACTGACAACATGAGCGATGCACTAAATTATAAAACAATCACAAAAGCGATAATTAAACTTGTAGAAGACAACCGCTTTTCTCTGTTAGAGAAGCTTACCGCCGATGTGCTAAGTATTGCAGCAGAGCACTCTTCAGTACGTTATGCTGAGGTTGAAGTAGATAAGCCACACGCACTGAGGTTTTCTGACTCAGTGTCTCTCACGCTATCCTGCAATAAGACGGGATAA
- a CDS encoding AI-2E family transporter, whose product MSMELRSPTAKMLIVLACLIVVMAGIKAASTIMVPFFLSIFIAIACSPIIRWTSKFGVPKWLSITFVILLIVVFGFLLAGLVGQSMTEFRENLPEYRSKLDTEFAWVVTKLAEYNIHINRELIASHLDPATAMSVATNFISGMGGVLSNLFLILLTVIFMLFEADSIPRRLHIALSDPDMKLKHIDRFIRSVNSYLAIKTVVSLGTGLIIGLWLYIMGVDHFMLWAVLAFMLNFIPNIGSIIAAVPAVLIAFVQLGPASAGFAALGFVMVNTIMGNMVEPRLMGKGMGLSTLVVFLSLIFWGWLLGTVGMLLSVPLTMVVKIALESRDESKWLAVLLSSEGSK is encoded by the coding sequence ATGTCAATGGAACTACGCTCGCCAACAGCAAAAATGCTCATAGTATTAGCATGTTTAATCGTGGTGATGGCCGGTATTAAAGCGGCCAGCACAATAATGGTACCGTTCTTTCTCTCTATTTTTATAGCGATCGCGTGCAGTCCAATAATACGTTGGACGTCAAAATTTGGGGTGCCAAAATGGCTCTCTATAACTTTTGTTATACTGCTTATTGTTGTTTTTGGTTTTCTTTTGGCTGGCTTGGTTGGTCAGTCAATGACCGAGTTTAGAGAAAATCTGCCTGAATACAGAAGTAAGCTTGATACTGAGTTTGCTTGGGTCGTGACTAAACTGGCTGAATATAATATTCACATCAATAGAGAGTTAATTGCTTCCCACCTCGACCCAGCAACAGCTATGTCTGTAGCCACAAATTTTATAAGCGGGATGGGCGGTGTACTCTCAAACCTCTTTCTAATTCTCCTCACTGTTATTTTTATGCTTTTTGAAGCAGATAGTATTCCTCGCAGACTACACATCGCGTTATCAGACCCTGATATGAAGTTAAAACACATCGACAGGTTTATACGCTCTGTGAATAGCTATCTTGCTATCAAAACAGTGGTGAGCCTGGGGACTGGACTAATCATTGGGTTATGGCTTTATATTATGGGCGTTGATCACTTTATGCTATGGGCTGTGCTTGCTTTCATGCTTAACTTTATTCCCAATATTGGTTCAATAATTGCGGCAGTCCCGGCTGTACTTATTGCTTTTGTGCAATTAGGGCCAGCGTCTGCGGGTTTTGCTGCTTTAGGCTTTGTAATGGTTAACACTATCATGGGAAATATGGTTGAGCCTCGGTTAATGGGAAAAGGCATGGGGCTTTCGACGTTGGTTGTTTTTCTCTCGTTAATATTTTGGGGTTGGTTGTTAGGCACAGTAGGCATGCTATTGTCAGTGCCCTTGACGATGGTTGTAAAAATTGCACTAGAATCAAGAGACGAGAGTAAATGGCTTGCCGTACTGCTTTCAAGCGAAGGTAGTAAATAA
- a CDS encoding cysteine peptidase family C39 domain-containing protein yields the protein MLNMKFLLILIAVNSLAGCAGIRHITNENNAKSIPFFEQSDRTTCGAALLSSVMHFYNKPLSEKSILSTYPMSDLEAGYSIGELKFIASESGFQAFAIEGNEVILERMLNKNLPVIIAIRKHIYDDLYMTVLSDHFLVDFMFGDKLDYGHYIAVLEEGENEYTVLDPAKGYGVVHKGWLMERWGSKLNAMLVLVPLKNSVN from the coding sequence ATGCTTAATATGAAATTTTTGTTAATTTTGATTGCCGTAAACTCGCTGGCAGGGTGCGCAGGTATACGGCATATCACGAATGAAAATAACGCCAAATCAATACCATTTTTTGAGCAATCAGATAGGACGACTTGTGGGGCAGCTTTGTTAAGTTCTGTGATGCATTTTTACAATAAGCCTCTTTCGGAAAAATCCATTCTCTCGACTTATCCCATGAGTGATTTAGAAGCTGGCTATTCAATTGGCGAGTTGAAATTTATTGCTTCAGAATCAGGGTTTCAGGCATTTGCGATAGAAGGCAATGAGGTGATTCTTGAAAGAATGCTCAACAAGAACCTACCTGTCATTATTGCAATCAGGAAACATATATATGATGACCTCTATATGACGGTACTGAGTGACCATTTTTTGGTGGACTTTATGTTTGGTGACAAGCTTGATTATGGCCATTACATTGCAGTTTTGGAGGAAGGTGAGAATGAGTACACGGTTCTTGATCCAGCAAAAGGTTACGGTGTTGTTCATAAAGGTTGGTTAATGGAGCGTTGGGGAAGCAAGTTAAATGCAATGCTTGTTTTAGTACCCTTAAAAAATTCGGTTAATTGA
- a CDS encoding ATP-binding protein, whose translation MRQLSLRLRSVFLAVLLLALFAPFTIFILVEAYTDSLTQAKMNELRLMNLGLLSAFELDGDMPYMPEILYEEQLNLPGSGYLGVIVFRGQVIWQSASALEYTFKPPGLQVPVGNELFVETSRPDFEPSETYFTYAFTAEFASSNDFEPVRFYIFNNREGFEEERTAFLNTTWQWIVTLSIALLIFIVVGISLVLTPVRKLIEEISLASAGKKHQLDTRYPAEFDSLKDSINTLLTTEAAQRTRYKNSLGDLAHSLKTPLAVASGNRSLPSEVTEALEQIDRIINRQLKRASAGKTAWQQSINVFGVLSKLADAMDKVYQEKTLAIELDVSENLSFKGDETDLMELCGNVLDNACKAAKTRVIISGSTSSKWLVITVEDDGPGIPESKKNVLLERGTRLDTYAEGQGIGMALVADLVSIYEGRMQIGDSDLGGALITLQFPNQAQIEK comes from the coding sequence ATGAGGCAGTTATCTCTTCGACTGCGAAGCGTATTTCTAGCGGTGCTACTGCTTGCTTTATTCGCACCTTTCACAATATTCATTCTGGTTGAAGCATACACAGACAGCCTCACTCAAGCAAAAATGAATGAGTTGAGGCTAATGAATCTTGGCCTTTTATCAGCGTTTGAACTGGACGGCGATATGCCGTACATGCCAGAAATATTGTATGAAGAACAGCTAAACTTACCGGGCTCTGGTTACTTGGGTGTTATCGTATTTCGCGGTCAAGTAATTTGGCAATCAGCATCAGCACTAGAATATACCTTTAAACCTCCTGGTTTACAGGTACCAGTTGGCAATGAGTTGTTTGTCGAAACTTCAAGGCCTGACTTTGAGCCAAGTGAAACGTACTTCACTTATGCCTTTACTGCCGAATTTGCTTCAAGTAATGACTTTGAGCCAGTGCGATTCTATATATTTAACAACAGAGAAGGCTTTGAAGAAGAGCGAACCGCGTTTTTAAACACAACATGGCAATGGATTGTAACGTTAAGTATTGCTTTACTTATTTTCATAGTAGTCGGCATTAGCTTGGTTCTCACGCCAGTCAGAAAGTTAATAGAGGAAATATCTCTTGCTTCGGCGGGTAAAAAACATCAGCTAGATACCCGATACCCCGCTGAATTTGACTCTTTAAAAGACTCGATAAACACCCTTTTGACGACAGAGGCAGCACAGCGTACTCGTTATAAAAATAGTTTAGGTGACCTGGCTCATAGCCTCAAAACACCACTTGCGGTAGCATCAGGAAATCGCAGTTTACCAAGTGAGGTTACAGAAGCACTTGAGCAAATCGACCGGATAATTAACCGTCAACTGAAACGCGCCAGCGCAGGAAAAACGGCTTGGCAGCAGTCGATAAATGTTTTCGGCGTGCTCAGTAAACTTGCTGATGCTATGGACAAGGTATACCAAGAAAAAACGCTAGCTATAGAACTTGATGTTTCGGAAAACCTTTCATTTAAAGGTGACGAAACGGATCTCATGGAATTGTGCGGAAATGTACTCGACAATGCCTGTAAAGCTGCAAAAACACGCGTGATTATCTCTGGATCCACATCAAGCAAATGGCTTGTAATCACGGTTGAAGATGATGGGCCAGGCATTCCAGAGAGTAAAAAGAACGTGCTACTTGAGAGAGGTACACGGCTTGATACTTACGCGGAAGGTCAAGGTATCGGTATGGCTCTCGTCGCTGATTTGGTCTCTATTTATGAGGGAAGAATGCAAATTGGGGATAGCGACCTTGGGGGTGCTTTGATCACGCTACAGTTTCCTAATCAGGCGCAAATTGAAAAGTAG
- a CDS encoding response regulator transcription factor has translation MRILIAEDDSRLLTQLDTLLQQNSYSVDLADNGEHALFLIKEYDYDLAIVDIGMPKLDGFEVIRKARQADVSCPILILTARDRWQEKVEGLDAGADDYLTKPFHNEELLARTKALIRRSSGQANPTIQFGPISLNTVSEELLLHDKPLDLTAYEYKVMEYLMLNPQKVISKTELTEHIYDQDFDLDSNVIEVFVGRLRKKLDPEGSLKPIETLRGRGYRINRSL, from the coding sequence ATGCGTATACTCATTGCTGAAGACGATAGCAGATTACTTACTCAACTTGATACTCTTTTACAGCAAAATAGTTATAGCGTTGACTTGGCAGATAACGGGGAACACGCGCTCTTTTTGATCAAAGAGTATGATTACGACCTTGCCATTGTAGATATTGGAATGCCGAAACTTGATGGTTTTGAAGTTATTCGAAAAGCGCGCCAAGCGGATGTATCTTGTCCAATACTGATATTGACTGCGCGCGACAGGTGGCAGGAAAAAGTTGAAGGGTTGGACGCAGGTGCCGATGATTATCTTACCAAACCGTTTCATAACGAAGAGCTTTTGGCAAGAACAAAAGCATTGATCAGGCGTTCGTCTGGGCAAGCAAACCCTACTATCCAGTTTGGACCAATCTCTTTGAACACCGTCAGCGAAGAGCTTTTGTTACATGACAAACCTCTAGATTTAACAGCCTATGAGTATAAAGTGATGGAATACTTAATGTTAAATCCACAGAAAGTTATTTCAAAAACAGAGTTAACTGAACATATCTATGATCAAGACTTCGATTTAGATAGCAATGTTATAGAGGTTTTTGTTGGTAGGTTACGCAAAAAACTTGATCCTGAGGGAAGTTTAAAACCCATCGAGACGCTGCGCGGGCGTGGATACAGAATAAACCGAAGTCTATGA
- a CDS encoding PepSY domain-containing protein yields the protein MTLSLRVAILTLVLALSGANNAMALQSSSGDISKSEAAERARNAENGRVLKVEQTSKKYRVKVLKKSGRVVSVDVDKRSGKVKSTKDKE from the coding sequence ATGACATTATCGCTTCGAGTTGCCATTTTAACACTTGTTTTAGCGCTTTCTGGCGCGAATAACGCTATGGCATTACAAAGCTCAAGTGGTGACATATCAAAAAGCGAAGCAGCGGAACGAGCTCGAAATGCTGAAAACGGGCGAGTATTAAAAGTGGAGCAAACCTCTAAAAAATATCGCGTGAAAGTGCTAAAAAAATCGGGGCGCGTGGTATCAGTTGATGTCGACAAACGCTCTGGAAAAGTAAAAAGCACCAAAGATAAGGAATAA
- a CDS encoding YciI family protein yields MLYMICATDVAGSLEKRLAARPAHLERLNALKDAGRLVMAGPFPAVDSPDPGPAGFTGSLVVAEFHSLEAAQAWADADPYIEAGVYESVIVKPYKKVLP; encoded by the coding sequence ATGCTATATATGATTTGTGCAACCGATGTGGCGGGCAGTCTAGAAAAAAGACTAGCGGCGCGCCCTGCTCACCTTGAACGTTTGAACGCGCTCAAAGATGCGGGCCGTTTAGTTATGGCAGGCCCCTTCCCTGCTGTAGATAGCCCAGATCCTGGCCCGGCCGGATTTACAGGCTCACTAGTAGTCGCGGAGTTTCATTCGCTAGAAGCAGCCCAAGCATGGGCAGATGCCGACCCGTATATTGAGGCTGGTGTTTATGAAAGCGTTATAGTCAAACCGTACAAAAAAGTCTTGCCGTAA
- the trpA gene encoding tryptophan synthase subunit alpha: MDRYAQMFAGLDEKNQGAFVPFVMVGDPDLAQSEAIICQLVESGADALELGIPYSDPIADGPTIQASAIRALNNKVTVADCLGVISRVRAKYPDVPIGLLLYSNLVMAQGVESFYGKAQEAGVDSILVADVPIREAAPFQKAAEATGISQILIAPPNATEETMEKIGEYSKGYTYLLGRAGVTGAETAANVPASELIERLNKHKAAPALLGFGISTPEQVKSAIDAGAAGAISGSATVNIIAANLSDSHKMISELGSFVESMKAATAKG; encoded by the coding sequence ATGGATAGATATGCACAAATGTTTGCAGGCCTTGATGAAAAGAACCAAGGCGCATTCGTACCTTTCGTAATGGTAGGTGACCCCGATTTAGCGCAATCTGAAGCCATTATTTGCCAGCTTGTAGAAAGCGGTGCTGACGCACTTGAGTTGGGCATACCCTACTCTGACCCTATCGCTGATGGCCCTACGATCCAAGCATCGGCCATTCGCGCATTGAACAATAAGGTAACGGTAGCAGATTGCTTAGGTGTTATTTCTCGGGTTCGCGCGAAATACCCTGATGTTCCAATTGGTTTGTTGCTTTACAGTAACTTGGTTATGGCCCAAGGTGTTGAGAGCTTCTACGGTAAAGCGCAAGAAGCAGGCGTTGATTCAATTTTGGTTGCTGACGTTCCTATTCGCGAAGCAGCACCTTTCCAAAAAGCTGCAGAAGCAACAGGTATCTCTCAGATTTTGATAGCACCGCCGAATGCCACCGAAGAAACCATGGAAAAAATCGGGGAATACTCAAAAGGCTATACATACCTGTTAGGCCGTGCGGGTGTTACCGGCGCAGAAACGGCTGCAAACGTGCCTGCTTCAGAGCTTATCGAACGCTTAAACAAGCATAAAGCAGCGCCAGCATTATTAGGTTTTGGTATTTCTACACCTGAACAGGTTAAATCTGCTATTGACGCAGGTGCCGCTGGCGCAATTTCAGGCTCGGCGACGGTAAACATCATTGCAGCTAATTTATCGGACAGTCACAAAATGATCAGTGAACTTGGCAGCTTTGTTGAAAGCATGAAAGCCGCTACGGCTAAGGGATAA